The DNA segment TTAATCTAATTGAAGAATTACAAGCAATGTGACATTTATTAATACAGATTTTGTCTTTATTTTCATACAGGGAATGTAAACTAGAACTTTTGATCAGAAAAGGATTACATTTCAGAAGACAGATTTGGTAATGGCTTGTTATCTTTCACATATATTGCTAATAGGTGGTGGCTAATATTTGAATAAAGAATTAAACTATTATTCCAGACAAGAAATACTGAACAAAGGCTTATAAATTCAGTTTATATACATCTAGTGCAGCTAATTGTGAAGAAAAaaccttttttaacccctttaacgaCTGCCATTTAAGGTTTTTATGGCAGTTGTTGAGGGTTTATCGATTGTAGGCCTGCTGGAGCTGGGCTTTGTTACCTACAAGAAAAACATTGCGTATAAGGGACTAGTATAAGTAAATTTAGTAAGTATACAAAAAAATCACATaacatatacaggataagagataaaaacacttaaaaatacacccATAGGTGTATGAATCAACCCAGGGCTAAAGATTTAATAGCCCAAACAAGCCCCTGATTGGTAATTGCATACTGATGCCTTTATATATGATATTTTCTCTAGCAGAACCTAAGTACAAATAAGAAGGTAACTCAAATATACAAGCATAGTAGAACAAAATCATCATACAATACCCAAAATTTATCCAAAGAAAGGTAAAGAGAATGAAGGCATGGGCAGAATGGGGGGAGCAGACACTATGTGCATTGTCATTGGGTGACGATATGTGTGGGGTCtgcttcccccttccccctgAACTGCCCATGCTTTCATTCACTTTACCTTTGTTGGGATGAATTTTCGGTATTGCATGTAATATTGTCGGTATTATTGTCGATATTTGTACACTTAATAAATTTCCTTGTACTTGTCTAACTGCTGTTCTTGTAGTTTACATACTTGTTTTGATGTGTGGACACGTATggataaaatgcgatcaaaaaaggAACCCCAGGTGTATACATATCAAAGTACAGctctttatgcaaaaaataagccctcactaaCCCACATGGATAGAAGAATGTAAAAGTTATGGCACGTGGAAAGAGACGGTgcatacaggtttttttttcccaaaaggaaaaaaggaaagatCTGAGTGGGTTAATTATCCATTACCACCACAGGTAATAAAATATGGGCATCGTTGAATGCATGCAGCATAATGTAAaagaactttaaccccttaaggacgcagggtttttcggctcatttctcgctctccaacttcaaaaatccataaatttttcatttttacatgtacagacctgtgtgagggcttattttgtgcgtaacaaattttactttcctgtaatgttatttattttaacatgccgtgtactgcgaagctgaaaaaaaattccaaatgtggaaaaatggaaaaaaaaaaacgcacgttcttgtgggctcagttttttcgactttgactgtgcactcaaaataacacctcagctttattctttggttcggtgcgatcgtggtgataccaaatttatataggttttattgtgttttaatacattttcaaaaatttaacgaatgtgtacaaaaaagaaaaacatttttttgccatcttctgactttttcatactttggtgcacggagatgtgtgaggggtcattttttgcgaaatgaggcgacgttttcattgctacaattttgaggtctgtccgacattttgatcattttttatttcattttttatgttatgtaaaaaggtgtaaaagtcgcatttcggacatttgggcgccatttcccgcctcggaggtctccgccgcccgtaaccgtttttatattttgatagattgggcattttgggatgcggcaatacctaatatgtttgtgatttttactgtttattatgttttatatccgttctaaggaaaggggggtgatttgaatttttaatattttattaattttttaaactttttttttcactattttttataccatctagggtacattaaccctagatggtcagatcgctcctaccatatactgcaatacttctgtattgcaatatatggcatttttgcagcacattcattacaatgagccactggctcattgtaacgaaactgcagaagccatgtagcctcgtgtcaaaagaagacccgaggctaccatggcaactgatcgccgccccccgatgacgttcgggggcgcggcgatcgcaataaagatggcggcagcaatgacatggttaatagccgcaatcggtgcaagcaccgaccgcggttattagcggtgggggttttctgcaaaatgcaaaaacccccacctttgtatgaagaggactcggcccgtgagccctcttcatacatcccttatacctctgcaccgtagagctacggagcagagcgttaaggggttaaggaatttTGAATATTTACATTGCACTATTACTTTTAGCATTAATTAGAAAACAGTCCAGGCATTATTAATGTGCCATTATTAATCACAACATATAGATTCAAAAGTATCATGGTTTATAGTATgcgttttttttacattatgagTTTTCTGTGACCTTTTTACATTTTACCCAGAAACTCAACTACAGGTGCATTAGAGCATTCTCAACAGAACTCTAAAGAACAAAGTTACTTTATGTCTGCTTTTAATTCTCATTTTGATCAAAATACAATCCGAACAATGGAGTGATATGTACTTCAATTGACTTTTAAAGGAAATACCTATctgtatcaaaataaaaaaagattaggCTCAGAAATAGAATCCCCTGGTCTTCCCATGCTGAGTATAATATATACTTGAGCCAGAAGTGTTTATTTGATGCCACTGCATGAATTATTATTTCCGTTGCAGCTATATCTTGTCAGTCTAGCACCACAACAGCAAATGTGTTCACAGATAATGAAATTATGTCTAGAAACGTTACCTTCCACTGCTGTCCTTTCAGTTAAAAATATAGCATTTAATGTAAAAAAGAGAACAGAAAAACAACCAAGTGATTGAAACCCCAAAACTATGATAAGGCTAGAAATAGAAAATGTTTGGAAAATGTGTCCTTGTacatttaaaaggaaaaaataatgtGACACAAAAACAGATATTATATAAGCAGTATCACTTacacatacttttatttttcttctttatggccttgtattgttgaaaatttattttaaaaatatgctcTGTGCTCATTCTGTGAGCCCCTCTGTGTCATCTCATACTTGTGTACATTCCCCGCTGCCCTTCATGCCTGCCACCTTTATCCTGCCTTTCAGCTCTATCCAATTCCCATGTATGCACGATCAAATGGAGACAAGGGCAGAAAATACGGCAGAAAGGAAGGGTTTCTGGGTGCATGCTTTACTGTGAGACAACAGGTGCTCCCTAGAGCCCCCAAGGCTCAAAAGTATatgtttaaaagttaattttacaaaaacaaggacataaaggAGAAAATTAAATGCGAATGCAGACCAACGGTGCCCGTCAGGAACTTATAAAGGCTTATATAACTTAATTTCCTTAAATGATGTGAAACAAATATGACTCTTTAACTATAAACacaaatttgcattatttttcagTGCAAGTGAAAGTACGTTATTGCAAATCAACTAAAATTTACAAAATCATAAGATGGATAGAGCAACAGAAATGAAGAAGGAAAATACTGGTTATGCAAATGGGACTTCAATGCCTCCAAACCATACTCAGTGCTTAACCATCAATGTCCCAGAGGAAATCTTCTTCACCATTTCTATTCTAGGTGTATTGGAAAATGTTCTTGTTTTCACTGCTGTTATCAAAAACAAAAAGCTCCACTTACCTATGTACTTTTTTATTTGTAGTTTATCATTTTCTGACATTTTAGGAAGTCTTTACAAAATTCTAGAGAGCATTATGATGATTTTGGCTAGCTATGGCCATCTTCAGAAGAAAGGTAAAATTGAGAAAAAGATGGATGATATTATGGATTGGTTTTTCGTTTTGTCTTTACTTGGATCAATTTTCAGCCTCTCCGCTATTGCTGCAGACCGATACATTACCATCTTCTATGCTCTTCGCTATCACAACATTATGACTATTAGAAGAGCTTGGGTCATTTTAGCTGCCATATGGGTGGTAGGCGGCGGGATGGGAATAGTTATAGTTATCTTTTTTGATTATACCATTACTGTAatgtgttttacatttttattttttttgctgttagtCTTTATAGTATGTCTTTATATCCATATGTTCCTTTTAGCGCAATCACATGCAAGAAAAATATCTTCACTCTCTGGTCAGTGGAATTCTGTGCAGCAAAAGACAAATATGAAAGGGGCTATTACATTGACCATTTTATTGGGTGTTTTCATTTGTTGTTGGTTTCCATTTATTCTACATCTCTTCTTATTCATATTTTGCCCTCAAAATCCTTATTGTGCTTGCTATATGTCAACTTTGTATGTAAATTGTACACTTATATTATGCAATTCAGTGATTGACCCTTTCATTTATGCATTCCGGAGTCCAGAATTGAGGAGCACTTTCAAGAAAATGTTCCTTTGCTAGATGGTTAGAAAAGCATAAAATGCATATGGCACAATAGAATAAAGACAACCTAATTGGCTGCTTCTTTACAATAATTTACCCCTTATTTAAGTTTAGATTGGTGGAAGTCCAAGCTATTGCATTTCCTCCAATCTGGTATTTATTCTCTTTCACAATTTTTGTTTTTCCTGAATACCATTTTAAGTAAAAGAAAGCCAAAGTAGCAATGCTATTCATGCTAATCTTATGGGTGCTTGGTATAGTagatacggttgaaaaaagacactggaCCATCAACTTCAACCTAAAAGAATAGATCATTGGAAAGATACCTGTACtgcccatatacactcaccggctactttattaggtacaccatgctagtaacgggttggacccccttttgccttcagaactgcctcaattcttcgtggcatagattcaacaaggtgctggaagcattcctcagagattttggtccatattgacatgatggc comes from the Engystomops pustulosus chromosome 5, aEngPut4.maternal, whole genome shotgun sequence genome and includes:
- the MC2R gene encoding adrenocorticotropic hormone receptor; this encodes MDRATEMKKENTGYANGTSMPPNHTQCLTINVPEEIFFTISILGVLENVLVFTAVIKNKKLHLPMYFFICSLSFSDILGSLYKILESIMMILASYGHLQKKGKIEKKMDDIMDWFFVLSLLGSIFSLSAIAADRYITIFYALRYHNIMTIRRAWVILAAIWVVGGGMGIVIVIFFDYTITVMCFTFLFFLLLVFIVCLYIHMFLLAQSHARKISSLSGQWNSVQQKTNMKGAITLTILLGVFICCWFPFILHLFLFIFCPQNPYCACYMSTLYVNCTLILCNSVIDPFIYAFRSPELRSTFKKMFLC